The Lycium barbarum isolate Lr01 chromosome 12, ASM1917538v2, whole genome shotgun sequence genome includes a region encoding these proteins:
- the LOC132621087 gene encoding uncharacterized protein LOC132621087 isoform X2, translating into MSERKLVVLGIPWDVDTEGLREYMIKFGDLEDCIVMKERATGRSRGFGYVTFSTVEDAKNALSKEHFLGNRMLEVKVATPKEEMRAPAKKVTRIFVARIPPSVSEATFRSYFEKYGEITDLYMPKDPSTKGHRGIGFITFANAESVDDLMNDTHELGGSTIVVDRATPKAKDFRPVSRMSQGGGGYGAYNAYISATTRYAALGAPTLYDHPSSMYGRGGGGGGFPSRGGMGNKIFVGRLPQEATTEDLRQYFGRFGRVLDVYVPKDPKRPGHRGFGFVTFADDGVADRVYRRPHEICGHQVAIDSATPLDDAGPSSNYMMDPPPAPEAYGGYGGPMRGYGRMYGGLDYDDWGYGLGGGRPSRSDMRYRPY; encoded by the exons GAGCGTGCTACTGGTCGTTCTCGTGGATTCGGCTATGTCACATTTTCTACAGTTGAGGATGCTAAG AATGCGTTGTCCAAGGAGCACTTTCTTGGAAACAGAATGCTAGAAGTGAAAGTGGCGACACCTAAG GAGGAGATGAGGGCTCCTGCAAAGAAAGTGACCAGGATTTTCGTTGCTAGGATTCCGCCATCTGTGTCTGAAGCTACTTTCAGAAG TTATTTTGAAAAGTATGGTGAAATAACAGATCTATACATGCCAAAG GATCCATCTACTAAGGGACATCGTGGAATCGGGTTTATTACTTTTGCAAATGCTG AATCAGTTGATGATCTGATGAATGACACCCATGAACTGGGAGGTTCCACAATTGTGGTCGACCGAGCAACACCCAAGGCAA AAGATTTCAGACCTGTTAGTCGGATGTCTCAGGGTGGAGGAGGATATGGTGCATATAATGCATATATTAGTGCAACAACTAGATATGCTGCGCTTGGTGCTCCCACCTTATATGATCATCCAAGCTCTATGTATGGAA gaggaggaggaggaggaggatttCCATCTCGTGGCGGCATGGGCAACAAAATCTTTGTTGGTCGACTACCTCAAGAGGCAACAACTGAAGATCTTCGCCAGTATTTTGGTAGATTTGGCCGTGTTTTAGATGTTTATGTTccaaag GATCCCAAAAGACCAGGGCACAGAGGGTTTGGTTTTGTCACATTTGCTGATGATGGTGTTGCTGATCGTGTTTATCGAAGGCCTCATGAGATATGTGGACATCAG GTTGCAATAGATTCTGCCACTCCCCTTGATGATGCTGGTCCAAGTAGTAATTACATGATGGATCCTCCTCCTGCTCCTGAAGCATATGGGGGATACGGTGGTCCTATGCGTGGCTATGGCAGGATGTACGGGGGCCTAGATTATGATGAT TGGGGCTACGGCCTGGGTGGAGGGAGACCTTCAAGATCAGATATGAGATACAGGCCCTACTAG
- the LOC132621087 gene encoding uncharacterized protein LOC132621087 isoform X1 — protein MSERKLVVLGIPWDVDTEGLREYMIKFGDLEDCIVMKERATGRSRGFGYVTFSTVEDAKNALSKEHFLGNRMLEVKVATPKEEMRAPAKKVTRIFVARIPPSVSEATFRSYFEKYGEITDLYMPKDPSTKGHRGIGFITFANAESVDDLMNDTHELGGSTIVVDRATPKAKDFRPVSRMSQGGGGYGAYNAYISATTRYAALGAPTLYDHPSSMYGRGGGGGGGFPSRGGMGNKIFVGRLPQEATTEDLRQYFGRFGRVLDVYVPKDPKRPGHRGFGFVTFADDGVADRVYRRPHEICGHQVAIDSATPLDDAGPSSNYMMDPPPAPEAYGGYGGPMRGYGRMYGGLDYDDWGYGLGGGRPSRSDMRYRPY, from the exons GAGCGTGCTACTGGTCGTTCTCGTGGATTCGGCTATGTCACATTTTCTACAGTTGAGGATGCTAAG AATGCGTTGTCCAAGGAGCACTTTCTTGGAAACAGAATGCTAGAAGTGAAAGTGGCGACACCTAAG GAGGAGATGAGGGCTCCTGCAAAGAAAGTGACCAGGATTTTCGTTGCTAGGATTCCGCCATCTGTGTCTGAAGCTACTTTCAGAAG TTATTTTGAAAAGTATGGTGAAATAACAGATCTATACATGCCAAAG GATCCATCTACTAAGGGACATCGTGGAATCGGGTTTATTACTTTTGCAAATGCTG AATCAGTTGATGATCTGATGAATGACACCCATGAACTGGGAGGTTCCACAATTGTGGTCGACCGAGCAACACCCAAGGCAA AAGATTTCAGACCTGTTAGTCGGATGTCTCAGGGTGGAGGAGGATATGGTGCATATAATGCATATATTAGTGCAACAACTAGATATGCTGCGCTTGGTGCTCCCACCTTATATGATCATCCAAGCTCTATGTATGGAA gaggaggaggaggaggaggaggatttCCATCTCGTGGCGGCATGGGCAACAAAATCTTTGTTGGTCGACTACCTCAAGAGGCAACAACTGAAGATCTTCGCCAGTATTTTGGTAGATTTGGCCGTGTTTTAGATGTTTATGTTccaaag GATCCCAAAAGACCAGGGCACAGAGGGTTTGGTTTTGTCACATTTGCTGATGATGGTGTTGCTGATCGTGTTTATCGAAGGCCTCATGAGATATGTGGACATCAG GTTGCAATAGATTCTGCCACTCCCCTTGATGATGCTGGTCCAAGTAGTAATTACATGATGGATCCTCCTCCTGCTCCTGAAGCATATGGGGGATACGGTGGTCCTATGCGTGGCTATGGCAGGATGTACGGGGGCCTAGATTATGATGAT TGGGGCTACGGCCTGGGTGGAGGGAGACCTTCAAGATCAGATATGAGATACAGGCCCTACTAG
- the LOC132621087 gene encoding uncharacterized protein LOC132621087 isoform X3 yields the protein MSERKLVVLGIPWDVDTEGLREYMIKFGDLEDCIVMKERATGRSRGFGYVTFSTVEDAKNALSKEHFLGNRMLEVKVATPKEEMRAPAKKVTRIFVARIPPSVSEATFRSYFEKYGEITDLYMPKDPSTKGHRGIGFITFANAESVDDLMNDTHELGGSTIVVDRATPKAKDFRPVSRMSQGGGGYGAYNAYISATTRYAALGAPTLYDHPSSMYGRGGGGGFPSRGGMGNKIFVGRLPQEATTEDLRQYFGRFGRVLDVYVPKDPKRPGHRGFGFVTFADDGVADRVYRRPHEICGHQVAIDSATPLDDAGPSSNYMMDPPPAPEAYGGYGGPMRGYGRMYGGLDYDDWGYGLGGGRPSRSDMRYRPY from the exons GAGCGTGCTACTGGTCGTTCTCGTGGATTCGGCTATGTCACATTTTCTACAGTTGAGGATGCTAAG AATGCGTTGTCCAAGGAGCACTTTCTTGGAAACAGAATGCTAGAAGTGAAAGTGGCGACACCTAAG GAGGAGATGAGGGCTCCTGCAAAGAAAGTGACCAGGATTTTCGTTGCTAGGATTCCGCCATCTGTGTCTGAAGCTACTTTCAGAAG TTATTTTGAAAAGTATGGTGAAATAACAGATCTATACATGCCAAAG GATCCATCTACTAAGGGACATCGTGGAATCGGGTTTATTACTTTTGCAAATGCTG AATCAGTTGATGATCTGATGAATGACACCCATGAACTGGGAGGTTCCACAATTGTGGTCGACCGAGCAACACCCAAGGCAA AAGATTTCAGACCTGTTAGTCGGATGTCTCAGGGTGGAGGAGGATATGGTGCATATAATGCATATATTAGTGCAACAACTAGATATGCTGCGCTTGGTGCTCCCACCTTATATGATCATCCAAGCTCTATGTATGGAA gaggaggaggaggaggatttCCATCTCGTGGCGGCATGGGCAACAAAATCTTTGTTGGTCGACTACCTCAAGAGGCAACAACTGAAGATCTTCGCCAGTATTTTGGTAGATTTGGCCGTGTTTTAGATGTTTATGTTccaaag GATCCCAAAAGACCAGGGCACAGAGGGTTTGGTTTTGTCACATTTGCTGATGATGGTGTTGCTGATCGTGTTTATCGAAGGCCTCATGAGATATGTGGACATCAG GTTGCAATAGATTCTGCCACTCCCCTTGATGATGCTGGTCCAAGTAGTAATTACATGATGGATCCTCCTCCTGCTCCTGAAGCATATGGGGGATACGGTGGTCCTATGCGTGGCTATGGCAGGATGTACGGGGGCCTAGATTATGATGAT TGGGGCTACGGCCTGGGTGGAGGGAGACCTTCAAGATCAGATATGAGATACAGGCCCTACTAG
- the LOC132621086 gene encoding uncharacterized protein LOC132621086 produces the protein MKKNSTSLRNSGLYTSPATPEYGDINHVRGYQKGWSSERVPLPINRHISATALMPFNSGRTVPSKWDDAERWITSPVSSYGVWKTPNTQLYRRPKSKSGPLGAPGLMYLPNYSPSMPVLEGGSISNFIANSPFTTGVLVPNGVSIHYGARGVGIPGALYAEDNMARATSASRLSDLSSEYSETSSQDDDTKEPDSVSCTVSRRDMATQMSPDSSTHASPQERSPSIPPGVGQSKQHVAKIEIRDVQVDKGAPFSGLSRKSRARKPEKELPDVSESISPWDVADGVNSISKSQREEARITAWENLQKAKAEAEIQKLEMKLERRRSATMDKITNRLRYAQLKAQDMRRATSESQPRQSRRDSQRTIPFREYFKIASFSSCFVCRIP, from the exons ATGAAGAAGAATTCTACTTCCTTGAGGAATTCGGGTTTGTATACTAGCCCAGCAACACCAGAATATGGAGATATTAATCATGTCAGAGGATATCAAAAGGGCTGGAGTTCTGAACGAGTCCCATTGCCAATTAACAGGCATATTAGTGCCACTGCATTGATGCCTTTCAATAGTGGAAGGACAGTGCCTTCAAAATGGGATGATGCTGAAAGGTGGATTACTAGCCCAGTGTCGAGTTACGGTGTTTGGAAGACTCCAAACACGCAACTCTACAGGCGCCCCAAGTCAAAAAGTGGACCGCTTGGGGCGCCTGGGCTTATGTACTTGCCGAACTATTCACCCTCCATGCCAGTGTTAGAAGGTGGAAGTATAAGTAACTTCATTGCAAATTCACCATTTACAACAGGCGTACTTGTGCCTAATGGTGTATCCATTCATTATGGTGCCAGAGGTGTTGGAATCCCTGGTGCTCTATATGCTGAGGATAATATGGCTCGAGCAACTAGTGCTTCCCGTCTGTCAGATTTGTCCAGTGAATATTCAGAAACAAGCTCCCAAG ATGATGACACCAAGGAGCCAGATTCTGTTTCCTGCACAGTTTCGAGGAGAGACATGGCTACACAAATGAGCCCTGATAGCAGTACACATGCCTCTCCCCAAGAAAGGTCACCTTCAATCCCTCCTGGAGTAGGGCAGAGCAAGCAGCATGTTGCAAAAATCGAGATTAGAGACGTGCAGGTTGACAAAGGAGCCCCCTTTTCTGGGCTATCTCGGAAAAGCCGGGCAAGGAAACCCGAGAAAGAATTACCAGATGTGAGTGAGTCAATTTCACCGTGGGATGTTGCAGATGGAGTAAACAGCATTTCAAA GTCGCAAAGAGAGGAAGCCAGGATAACTGCTTGGGAGAACTTGCAGAAGGCCAAAGCTGAAGCAGAAATCCAAAAGCTTGAG ATGAAACTAGAAAGGAGAAGGTCAGCAACCATGGATAAGATTACGAACAGGCTTAGATATGCTCAGCTGAAGGCCCAAGATATGAGACGTGCAACTTCGGAAAGCCAGCCCCGTCAGTCTCGAAGGGATTCTCAGAGAACCATTCCGTTTCGGGAGTATTTCAAGATTGCCTCATTTAGCAGTTGCTTTGTTTGCCGTATCCCTTAA